In Arthrobacter sp. CDRTa11, one DNA window encodes the following:
- a CDS encoding DUF3375 family protein translates to MPRSARSSAEAISARLRDLELLTKGPAWALTRSAPWVIAVLQASFTRVRPQLPLEEFHADVDSFLEQLRRQEPGMGGGANGTPSGKKYADEWTRKQFLTRRNQSGQIIYEVTEPAARVLAFLDSLSSERSTLNGSRLGTLLGDVEKLANETNPDQSARLESLEEEIEDRRQLIQDISSGDFDGLLDDDEAVEAAGNILDLAASLPADYKKMRDRIEELVGELRNQIIEESLSKGATMAQVLEADKRLRQSPEGRTFRSFTAFLEDPQQQLRFRSAIGEVLSRQFADDLSPEDRETLKNLVAELRQQHSQIQRIYGKLSESLNTYVQSDDFRQSVRLRKVLREAEQAIRSLPYERERPGLVAGPVLYNAGFESLAMVKLYDPDEFAVPPRLADPIAFSDSDRVRSPRTAKARPDVVRAAVAGASTLAEAWGQLPSEERHINTMRALLSHALQAGADFDRDAWGALDFEQIDGTTRTAYLPVVTLAKDPHD, encoded by the coding sequence GTGCCCCGTTCCGCCAGGTCATCCGCTGAGGCCATCAGCGCCAGGCTCCGGGACCTCGAACTCCTCACCAAGGGACCGGCCTGGGCGCTGACACGCTCCGCACCCTGGGTGATCGCCGTACTGCAGGCCTCGTTTACCCGCGTCCGTCCGCAACTTCCCCTCGAAGAGTTCCATGCCGACGTCGATTCCTTCCTTGAGCAGCTGCGGCGCCAGGAACCGGGGATGGGCGGCGGGGCGAACGGAACGCCTTCCGGGAAAAAATACGCTGATGAATGGACACGCAAACAGTTCCTGACCCGGCGCAACCAGTCAGGGCAGATCATCTATGAAGTCACGGAACCAGCGGCCCGTGTTCTGGCGTTTCTGGACAGCCTGTCCAGCGAGCGCTCCACCCTGAACGGGTCCCGGCTGGGCACGCTCCTGGGCGACGTGGAGAAGCTGGCCAACGAGACCAACCCGGACCAGAGCGCGCGGCTGGAATCCCTTGAGGAGGAGATCGAAGACCGCCGGCAGCTGATCCAGGACATCAGCTCCGGAGACTTCGACGGCCTGCTGGACGACGACGAAGCCGTAGAAGCCGCCGGGAACATCCTGGACCTGGCCGCCAGCTTGCCCGCTGACTACAAAAAGATGCGCGACCGCATCGAGGAGCTGGTGGGCGAACTGCGCAACCAGATCATTGAGGAGTCGCTTAGCAAGGGCGCTACCATGGCCCAGGTGCTGGAGGCGGACAAGAGGCTGCGGCAGAGCCCCGAAGGCAGGACCTTCCGTTCCTTCACGGCCTTCCTGGAGGACCCGCAGCAGCAGCTCAGGTTCCGCTCGGCCATCGGTGAAGTCCTGAGCCGCCAGTTCGCTGACGACCTGTCCCCCGAGGACCGCGAAACCCTCAAGAACCTGGTTGCCGAACTCCGGCAGCAGCACAGCCAAATCCAGCGGATCTACGGCAAGCTCAGCGAGAGCCTGAACACCTACGTTCAAAGCGATGACTTCCGTCAATCAGTACGGCTCCGGAAAGTGCTGCGCGAAGCCGAACAGGCCATCCGTTCCCTGCCGTACGAGCGGGAACGTCCGGGCCTGGTGGCCGGTCCCGTCCTGTACAACGCCGGATTTGAATCCCTGGCCATGGTTAAGCTCTATGATCCGGACGAGTTCGCTGTCCCGCCCAGGCTCGCTGACCCCATTGCCTTCAGTGACTCAGACCGTGTGCGCTCGCCGAGGACGGCCAAGGCCCGCCCCGATGTTGTCAGGGCCGCCGTCGCCGGGGCCTCCACGCTCGCGGAGGCCTGGGGCCAGCTGCCGTCGGAAGAGCGTCACATCAACACCATGCGCGCCCTTCTCTCTCACGCCCTCCAGGCGGGGGCGGACTTCGACCGCGACGCCTGGGGCGCGCTGGACTTTGAACAGATAGACGGCACCACCCGCACGGCCTACCTGCCGGTGGTCACGCTCGCAAAGGATCCCCATGACTGA
- a CDS encoding aldo/keto reductase family protein codes for MEFRYLGNSGFKVSEITFGNWLTHGSQVENDVASQCVRAALDAGISTFDTADVYANTAAETVLGEALKGERRESVEIFTKVFGATGPKGKNDVGLSRKHIMESINGSLGRLQTDYVDLYQAHRYDFETPLEETMQAFADIVRQGKALYIGVSEWTAAQLREGHALSKELGFQLISNQPQYSMLWRVIEAEVVPASEELGVSQIVWSPMAQGVLSGKYLPGQPAPEGSRATDEKGGARMIERWMRDDVLTGVQALKPIAQEAGLSMPQLAVAWVLQNPNVASAIIGASRPEQIADSAAAAGVTLEPQILKKIDDAIGALAERDPALTKSPATREA; via the coding sequence ATGGAATTCAGATACCTCGGAAACAGTGGCTTCAAAGTCTCGGAAATTACGTTCGGAAACTGGCTCACGCACGGATCGCAGGTGGAGAACGACGTCGCCAGCCAGTGCGTGCGGGCGGCACTTGACGCCGGCATCAGCACTTTCGACACGGCGGACGTCTACGCCAACACGGCTGCGGAAACCGTCCTCGGTGAGGCGCTGAAAGGCGAGCGCCGGGAGTCCGTGGAAATCTTCACGAAGGTCTTCGGCGCCACCGGCCCCAAGGGCAAGAACGATGTGGGCCTGTCCCGCAAACACATTATGGAATCCATCAATGGATCCCTGGGCAGGCTGCAAACCGACTACGTCGACCTCTATCAGGCGCACCGCTACGATTTTGAAACGCCGCTGGAGGAGACCATGCAGGCGTTTGCGGACATCGTGCGGCAGGGAAAGGCCCTGTATATCGGCGTCAGTGAATGGACGGCCGCCCAGCTCCGTGAAGGGCATGCGCTCTCCAAGGAACTGGGCTTCCAACTGATCTCGAACCAGCCGCAGTACTCCATGCTGTGGCGGGTCATCGAGGCTGAGGTGGTTCCGGCGTCGGAAGAATTGGGCGTATCCCAGATTGTGTGGTCCCCCATGGCTCAGGGAGTGCTCAGCGGCAAGTACCTGCCCGGCCAGCCGGCGCCCGAAGGCAGCCGTGCCACGGATGAGAAGGGCGGCGCCAGGATGATCGAACGATGGATGCGCGACGACGTCCTCACCGGAGTTCAGGCACTGAAGCCCATTGCCCAGGAAGCCGGGCTGTCCATGCCGCAGCTCGCCGTGGCCTGGGTGCTGCAGAACCCGAACGTGGCTTCGGCCATCATCGGAGCGTCCCGGCCTGAGCAGATCGCGGACAGCGCAGCGGCGGCGGGCGTCACGCTTGAGCCCCAGATCCTGAAGAAAATCGACGACGCCATCGGGGCGCTGGCCGAGCGTGATCCGGCGCTGACAAAATCCCCGGCCACCCGGGAAGCCTAG
- a CDS encoding ATP-binding protein, translated as MSIATMLPMGELTNPGQMRLALVQVVNWGTFHGAHTMHVDRNGTLLTGNSGVGKSTLFDAMLRVFDARPRSNEAAAQRAGGAVEDKRTTFTYMRGKVGDKAVGEGSASAFQRPGATWSAVALTFDNAAGTRVTVSALFDLPKNGTESSVGRFYVIDGKPLDLAAVEDIAEKRFTKAALETIFPDAQIFDVHKAFAERFRRLLGISSDQALPLLRVIQAGKGLGGSVNTFFREQVLDAPGTLAAADDVVEEFSNLMSIRQRLEDVRQQRDQLAPVPGLNKEYAQSLLDANRLRDLAGEEFDAYKQQLSVAVHQKTLARFKELAQEKAKELGAERAVRDGLAKELRQLETDYNNQGGNAISAIEQSLENAQVGLRLREQVEEAARKALADAGLQLEWTAEGWEQAHEQAEARTAELKDDSKALQELRFEAFDGHATKKRELAAAQQELVSLKTRKSLLPPSSIENRAAIAAATGVPEERMPFGGELIDLAEGEERWRPAAERALRNLATTLLVPGEHFAAVTRYLNDNTVRGALRAVDVSKPLPGGAPAVEDVRDGDLLTKLDILTTNAAADAGAWIRERIALDFAFPCVEDPDELAALDKGLSLGGVVKRNRHTVEKDDRFTSRQDYVLGFDNASKLELVAAQVEDLQQELSKAAELAQSREESHQGMSRQLEALRRIAEDHRPWEQVSAAVAAEELGRIEQRLKDALAAQADLEPLRANIETARRKHQSSTEAAAVLQSEYKALDRQMSAADSLLEAARARLNQAPPSEATVKALEPYFTGFGDVTEMHELDNLANRVRTVLLGELHAAESSGQATSERLTRIFEGFVREWGTAISADHGTSIGAAGEFETRYHAIVSDGLPSQEAEFRQFFNQRTHESFSTLLHLLDEERRAITSRILPLNGILSQVNFHEGSYLELDIKQTLPATAKQFKDAIQNALKARHTRPGKPDGSDDGELTTRYKSLETLVKRLSSQAPEDRRWRAEVLDVRGHLFIQCKEHRHLAAETAVGQAVVGQAVAGQAETKGRNGDAKKTDIYMHADTGSMSGGERQRFTAFIMAAALSYQLGIAEQGFTTYGTVMMDEAFVLASEEFAGAGIKALHEFGFQLLLAAPENVIDLSRHLGSVTEILRDKRTNRSGVLTAPVINTSKGSSGAWRSEANPVDIVLR; from the coding sequence GTGAGCATCGCAACCATGCTGCCGATGGGCGAGCTCACGAACCCGGGGCAGATGCGCCTTGCCCTGGTCCAGGTGGTTAATTGGGGCACTTTCCATGGAGCCCACACGATGCACGTGGACCGCAACGGCACTCTGCTGACGGGCAACTCCGGCGTGGGGAAATCCACGCTGTTCGATGCGATGCTGCGCGTGTTCGATGCCCGGCCGCGCTCTAATGAGGCGGCGGCCCAGCGTGCGGGCGGTGCTGTGGAGGACAAGAGGACCACTTTCACGTACATGCGCGGAAAAGTGGGCGACAAGGCCGTGGGCGAGGGCTCGGCAAGTGCCTTCCAGCGCCCGGGTGCCACGTGGTCCGCCGTGGCCCTGACGTTCGATAACGCTGCCGGTACCCGGGTGACGGTGTCGGCACTCTTTGACTTGCCCAAGAACGGCACGGAATCCAGCGTCGGCCGTTTCTACGTGATTGACGGCAAGCCGCTGGACCTGGCCGCCGTCGAGGACATTGCGGAGAAGCGCTTCACCAAGGCGGCGCTGGAGACGATCTTCCCGGACGCCCAGATCTTCGATGTCCACAAGGCCTTCGCCGAACGCTTCCGGCGCCTGCTGGGCATCAGCTCGGACCAGGCTTTGCCCCTCCTGCGTGTGATTCAGGCCGGTAAAGGGCTGGGCGGCAGCGTCAACACCTTTTTCCGGGAACAGGTCCTGGACGCCCCGGGCACCCTCGCGGCTGCCGATGACGTGGTGGAGGAATTCAGCAACCTGATGTCCATCCGGCAGCGGTTGGAGGACGTGCGGCAGCAACGTGATCAGCTGGCACCGGTGCCCGGGCTGAACAAGGAGTACGCGCAGTCGCTGCTGGACGCGAACCGGCTCCGCGACCTGGCCGGCGAGGAATTCGATGCCTATAAGCAGCAGCTCTCCGTAGCAGTGCACCAAAAGACCCTGGCCCGGTTCAAGGAGCTGGCCCAGGAAAAGGCCAAGGAGCTCGGGGCGGAGCGGGCGGTGCGTGACGGACTGGCCAAGGAACTGCGCCAGCTGGAGACCGACTACAACAACCAGGGCGGCAACGCGATTTCCGCCATTGAGCAGTCGCTGGAAAATGCCCAGGTAGGGCTGCGCCTCCGTGAACAGGTGGAGGAAGCCGCCCGGAAAGCCCTGGCCGACGCCGGGCTGCAGCTTGAATGGACAGCAGAGGGCTGGGAACAGGCCCACGAGCAGGCGGAGGCCCGAACAGCTGAGCTGAAGGACGATTCGAAGGCGCTCCAGGAACTTCGCTTTGAGGCCTTTGACGGCCACGCCACCAAAAAACGTGAACTCGCGGCAGCACAGCAGGAGCTGGTGTCGCTGAAAACGCGCAAGTCCCTGCTGCCGCCGTCGAGCATTGAAAACCGGGCAGCGATAGCAGCAGCCACCGGCGTTCCGGAGGAGCGGATGCCGTTCGGCGGCGAGCTGATCGACCTCGCCGAGGGGGAGGAGCGGTGGCGGCCTGCCGCAGAGCGCGCACTCCGGAACCTTGCCACCACGCTGCTGGTCCCGGGCGAACATTTCGCGGCGGTGACCCGCTACCTCAATGACAACACTGTCCGTGGCGCCCTGCGCGCAGTGGACGTGTCGAAGCCGCTGCCCGGCGGAGCGCCGGCGGTAGAGGACGTGCGCGACGGCGATCTGCTGACCAAGCTGGACATCCTCACCACTAATGCCGCCGCAGACGCCGGGGCGTGGATCCGGGAGCGGATCGCCCTCGATTTCGCCTTCCCGTGCGTCGAGGACCCGGATGAACTGGCAGCGCTGGACAAGGGCCTGAGCCTGGGCGGGGTGGTTAAGCGCAACCGCCACACGGTGGAGAAGGATGACCGCTTCACCAGCCGGCAGGACTACGTTCTCGGGTTCGACAACGCGTCCAAGCTGGAGCTGGTGGCTGCGCAGGTGGAGGATCTGCAGCAGGAACTGTCCAAGGCAGCGGAGCTGGCGCAAAGCCGCGAGGAGTCGCACCAGGGCATGAGCCGCCAGCTCGAGGCCCTGCGGCGCATCGCCGAAGACCACCGGCCATGGGAACAGGTCTCGGCAGCCGTGGCCGCAGAGGAACTCGGCAGGATTGAACAGCGGCTCAAGGACGCCCTGGCCGCACAGGCGGACCTGGAGCCACTGCGTGCCAACATCGAAACGGCGCGCCGGAAACACCAGTCCAGCACGGAGGCGGCTGCAGTCCTGCAAAGCGAATACAAGGCGCTTGACCGGCAGATGAGCGCCGCCGATTCCCTGCTGGAAGCTGCCCGCGCCCGCCTGAACCAGGCGCCGCCGTCGGAGGCCACCGTCAAGGCGCTGGAACCGTACTTCACCGGGTTTGGTGACGTCACGGAGATGCATGAGCTGGACAACCTGGCCAACCGGGTACGAACGGTACTCCTGGGCGAGCTGCATGCCGCTGAATCGAGCGGGCAGGCTACCTCAGAGCGGCTGACCCGGATTTTTGAGGGGTTTGTGCGGGAGTGGGGAACCGCGATCTCCGCGGACCATGGCACATCCATCGGCGCAGCCGGCGAATTCGAAACCCGGTACCACGCGATTGTGAGCGACGGCCTTCCCTCTCAGGAAGCGGAGTTCCGGCAGTTCTTCAACCAGCGCACGCACGAGTCCTTTAGCACCCTCCTGCACCTGCTGGACGAGGAACGACGGGCCATCACCAGCCGCATCCTGCCGCTGAACGGCATCCTGTCGCAGGTGAACTTCCATGAAGGCAGTTACCTGGAACTGGACATCAAGCAGACCCTGCCGGCCACGGCAAAGCAGTTCAAGGACGCGATCCAGAATGCGTTGAAGGCGCGCCACACCCGTCCGGGTAAACCCGACGGATCCGACGACGGCGAACTAACCACCCGCTACAAGTCGCTGGAGACCCTCGTCAAACGGCTCAGCTCGCAGGCGCCGGAGGACCGGCGATGGCGGGCGGAGGTGCTGGACGTGCGCGGGCACCTGTTCATCCAGTGCAAGGAACATCGCCACCTCGCGGCGGAGACAGCCGTGGGACAGGCGGTTGTAGGACAGGCAGTTGCAGGACAGGCAGAAACAAAGGGCCGGAACGGCGACGCGAAAAAGACCGACATTTACATGCACGCAGACACCGGCTCCATGTCCGGCGGTGAGCGGCAGAGGTTCACGGCATTCATCATGGCCGCGGCGCTGAGCTACCAGCTGGGGATAGCGGAACAGGGCTTCACCACGTATGGCACGGTGATGATGGACGAGGCATTTGTCCTGGCCTCGGAGGAGTTTGCCGGCGCGGGTATCAAGGCCCTTCACGAGTTCGGCTTCCAGCTACTGCTTGCTGCCCCGGAGAACGTTATCGACCTCTCCCGGCACTTGGGCTCGGTGACGGAGATTCTGCGGGATAAGCGCACCAACCGCTCCGGTGTGCTGACCGCTCCCGTAATCAACACTTCGAAGGGTTCCTCCGGCGCCTGGCGTTCTGAAGCCAACCCGGTGGACATTGTGCTCCGTTGA
- a CDS encoding DUF4194 domain-containing protein, producing the protein MTEEMTTAAPPAEEATVPDEEAVPLEAAVPVDPVPLETGSLAERPFTVTPRDTFVDGAALFPGDTGVLSMKVRQALVKLLKGPYIDGGRDEKLWTTLLDNQLILRSRLSELFLTLQMDHERKIAVLRPVDPEAIGGGTRSSILRQQRALSRVETIVLLRLRLLLDRHVTAQTDPTIAREEIADLVAHYQPAGQQDALRDADVVSRAITKLMARQLLLSTGLDDVYTISNALPLALPFENIGDIPAQIEALVAATTDPTGTEALLELDGDTPPEDEPDDAEGDANNDDDGAAAQGVASGLSEPDGLLLAAEPSGGGAGAAAPSSYPTTTSEEVK; encoded by the coding sequence ATGACTGAAGAAATGACGACGGCGGCGCCCCCCGCTGAAGAGGCGACAGTTCCGGACGAGGAAGCCGTTCCTTTGGAGGCGGCAGTTCCTGTGGACCCAGTTCCTTTGGAGACGGGCTCCTTGGCCGAGCGGCCATTTACGGTGACCCCCAGGGACACGTTCGTTGACGGCGCGGCACTCTTCCCCGGGGATACCGGCGTGCTGTCCATGAAGGTCCGTCAGGCGCTGGTGAAGCTCCTGAAGGGTCCTTACATTGATGGCGGCCGGGACGAAAAGCTGTGGACGACGCTCCTGGACAACCAACTGATCCTCCGAAGCCGCCTGTCCGAGCTTTTCCTCACCCTGCAGATGGACCATGAACGCAAGATCGCGGTTTTGCGCCCTGTTGACCCCGAGGCCATCGGCGGCGGCACCCGCTCCAGCATCCTGCGCCAGCAGCGGGCCCTGAGCCGGGTGGAAACCATCGTGCTCCTCCGCCTCCGGCTCCTGCTTGACCGCCACGTCACCGCCCAGACAGACCCCACCATTGCCCGGGAGGAAATCGCAGACCTGGTAGCCCACTACCAGCCCGCCGGCCAGCAGGATGCCCTCCGGGACGCCGACGTGGTCAGCAGGGCAATCACCAAACTCATGGCACGCCAACTCCTCCTCAGCACCGGCCTGGACGACGTCTACACCATCTCCAACGCCCTCCCGCTGGCACTGCCCTTCGAAAACATCGGCGACATCCCAGCCCAAATCGAAGCCCTGGTAGCGGCAACCACAGATCCCACAGGAACCGAAGCGCTGCTGGAGCTCGACGGCGACACTCCCCCGGAGGACGAACCGGACGACGCCGAAGGTGACGCGAACAACGACGACGACGGTGCTGCCGCCCAGGGAGTGGCATCGGGCCTGTCGGAGCCGGACGGCCTGCTGCTTGCAGCAGAGCCGTCCGGCGGAGGGGCGGGGGCGGCAGCGCCGTCGTCGTACCCAACCACGACCTCGGAGGAAGTCAAGTGA
- a CDS encoding acyl-CoA dehydrogenase family protein: MSSATDSPAAETPVAARKIGPEVTAEEARAVAEAARESGWDRPSFAKGLYLGSFDLNLIHPWPAADAGDVERGEAFLARLTEYARTLSGRVIERESKIPDEYLRGLAELGAFGMKIPQEYGGLGLSLVYYGRALALLGSVHPSIGALLSAHQSIGVPEPVKVFGTAEQKHEYLPRCAAGAITAFLLTEPDVGSDPARMGSTAVPTDDGESYILDGVKLWTTNGVIAELVVVMALVPAHTDSDGTQHKGGISAFVVEMDSPGITVENRNAFMGLRGIENGVTRFHQVRVPAANRLGREGQGLKIALTTLNTGRLALPALCVASGRWSLKIAREWSNARTQWGRPVGKHEAVGKKIAFIAASAFALDAVFELSAELADAGQKDVRIEAALAKLWSTEISCRIADELVQIRGGRGFETAESLEARGERAVPAEQQLRDLRINRIFEGSSEIMKLLIAREAVDAHLAAAGDLASADASLSDKARAAVGASGFYARWLPKLVAGAGMDPRSYSEFGRLAKQLRFVERSSRRLARQTFYGMGRWQAKLEHKQAFLGRVVDIGAELFAMAACCSRAEMLLRTAPERGATAYELAEAYCEQAKVRVDEYFDQLWRNTDDADHDLSRKVLAGDYTWLEAGVLDSSEGTGPWIADATPGPSKKENLHRNYR, encoded by the coding sequence ATGAGCTCCGCTACTGACAGTCCCGCCGCCGAAACCCCTGTTGCCGCCCGCAAGATCGGCCCCGAAGTCACTGCCGAGGAAGCCCGTGCAGTGGCGGAAGCCGCCAGGGAGAGCGGCTGGGACAGGCCAAGCTTCGCGAAGGGCCTGTACCTGGGGAGCTTTGACCTTAACCTCATCCACCCTTGGCCCGCGGCTGATGCCGGGGACGTGGAACGCGGTGAGGCGTTTCTGGCGCGGCTGACCGAATATGCCCGCACCCTGTCCGGCAGAGTGATCGAACGTGAATCCAAAATCCCGGACGAGTACCTGCGCGGACTGGCCGAGCTGGGCGCCTTTGGAATGAAGATCCCGCAGGAGTACGGCGGCCTGGGGCTTTCGCTGGTCTACTACGGCCGGGCTCTGGCCCTCCTGGGAAGTGTCCACCCCAGCATCGGGGCGCTCCTCTCCGCCCACCAGTCCATCGGTGTTCCTGAACCCGTGAAGGTGTTTGGCACAGCCGAGCAGAAGCACGAGTACCTTCCCAGGTGCGCCGCCGGCGCCATCACTGCCTTCCTGCTGACCGAGCCCGACGTCGGCAGTGACCCCGCCCGGATGGGCAGCACCGCAGTACCAACGGACGACGGCGAGTCCTACATTCTGGACGGCGTGAAGCTGTGGACCACTAACGGCGTAATCGCCGAACTGGTGGTGGTCATGGCGCTGGTCCCGGCGCACACCGATTCGGACGGCACCCAACACAAGGGCGGGATCAGCGCATTCGTAGTTGAGATGGACTCCCCCGGCATCACCGTGGAGAACCGCAACGCCTTTATGGGACTGCGCGGAATCGAAAACGGGGTGACCAGGTTCCATCAGGTCCGCGTTCCTGCCGCTAACCGGCTGGGCCGCGAAGGCCAGGGGCTCAAGATCGCGCTGACCACACTGAACACCGGCAGGCTGGCCCTTCCCGCCCTTTGTGTCGCCTCGGGCCGCTGGAGCCTGAAGATCGCCCGGGAATGGTCCAATGCCCGCACCCAGTGGGGCAGGCCCGTGGGCAAGCATGAAGCCGTGGGCAAAAAGATCGCCTTCATCGCAGCTTCGGCTTTTGCCCTGGACGCCGTTTTTGAACTGTCCGCTGAACTTGCCGACGCCGGCCAGAAGGATGTCCGGATCGAGGCGGCGCTGGCCAAGCTCTGGTCCACCGAAATAAGCTGCCGGATCGCTGACGAACTGGTGCAAATCCGAGGCGGCCGTGGTTTCGAAACCGCCGAATCCCTGGAAGCCAGGGGGGAACGGGCCGTTCCGGCCGAACAACAGCTGCGTGACCTACGGATCAACAGGATCTTCGAAGGATCGTCGGAGATCATGAAGCTCCTCATCGCACGGGAAGCGGTGGATGCACACCTTGCCGCCGCGGGTGACCTCGCCTCCGCTGATGCCAGCCTCTCGGACAAAGCCAGGGCCGCCGTCGGGGCTTCGGGTTTCTATGCCAGATGGCTGCCCAAGCTCGTGGCCGGCGCGGGGATGGACCCCCGGTCCTACAGCGAGTTCGGCCGGCTCGCCAAGCAACTCAGGTTCGTGGAGCGGTCCTCGCGGCGGCTGGCCCGGCAGACCTTCTACGGCATGGGACGCTGGCAGGCAAAGCTCGAGCACAAGCAGGCTTTCCTTGGCCGTGTGGTGGACATCGGCGCGGAACTGTTTGCCATGGCCGCCTGCTGTTCGCGGGCTGAAATGCTGCTCCGCACAGCCCCGGAACGGGGTGCCACAGCGTACGAACTGGCCGAGGCGTACTGCGAGCAGGCCAAGGTGCGCGTTGACGAGTACTTCGACCAGCTGTGGCGCAACACCGACGACGCCGACCATGACCTTTCCCGCAAGGTCCTGGCCGGGGATTACACCTGGCTGGAGGCCGGTGTCCTTGACTCATCTGAAGGCACTGGACCCTGGATTGCGGACGCCACTCCCGGCCCCTCCAAGAAGGAAAACCTGCACCGAAACTACCGTTAG
- a CDS encoding YchJ family protein — MFEKPINARPCVCLSGLEYFECCGRFHSGEARAGTAEQLMRSRYSAFVLLDADYLMATWHPRTAPAELELDQGMQWRRLDILSATGGPFDTEGTVEFKAHFLYGGERGVHHETSRFVREEGRWYYVDAVLIS; from the coding sequence ATGTTTGAGAAGCCGATCAATGCTCGCCCCTGCGTGTGCCTCTCCGGCCTTGAGTACTTTGAGTGCTGCGGCCGTTTCCACAGTGGCGAAGCCCGGGCGGGAACCGCTGAGCAACTGATGCGCTCCCGCTACAGCGCGTTTGTCCTGCTCGACGCTGATTACCTGATGGCCACATGGCACCCCCGCACCGCTCCCGCCGAGCTGGAACTGGACCAGGGGATGCAGTGGCGCCGCCTCGACATCCTTTCCGCCACTGGCGGGCCGTTTGATACCGAGGGCACTGTGGAGTTCAAGGCCCATTTTCTCTATGGCGGGGAACGGGGAGTTCATCATGAAACCAGCCGTTTTGTGCGGGAGGAGGGGCGCTGGTACTACGTCGACGCCGTCCTCATTTCTTAG
- a CDS encoding aldo/keto reductase encodes MSLSELRVFGRSGTPISPLTLGTMNFGEGSGASGSGLPGGAPTGADESIRIIQAALDAGITAVDTADVYSQGESEQVVGRALRGRRDDVFLATKFHGQMSPNPAHSGNSRRWIMRAVEGSLRRLQTDRIDLYQAHRPDYNTDVLETITALNDLIRQGKILYYGTSVFTPAQLVEAQWLATTNHLIPPVANQVPYSMLVRGNERDVLPIAQQYGLGVLAYGPLAGGWLSGDFVLDAGRAPTRTHSLPGRYDISGPASERKLLAADSLARLADKLELTLVELAVGFALSHPAISSVIIGPRSEEHLQAYLKAADTVLDESVLDLIDDLVPPGTNFVERDAGAVVPSLEYAELRRR; translated from the coding sequence ATGAGCCTCAGCGAACTGCGGGTATTCGGGCGGTCAGGTACGCCCATCAGCCCGCTCACTTTGGGCACCATGAACTTCGGCGAGGGGTCAGGTGCATCAGGCAGCGGCCTACCAGGCGGCGCCCCCACCGGTGCCGACGAGTCCATCCGTATCATTCAGGCCGCGCTGGACGCGGGCATCACAGCGGTGGACACCGCCGATGTCTACTCACAGGGCGAGTCGGAGCAGGTGGTGGGCCGAGCACTTCGGGGCCGCCGCGACGATGTTTTCCTCGCCACCAAGTTCCACGGGCAAATGAGCCCCAACCCCGCCCATTCGGGAAACTCCCGGCGATGGATCATGCGGGCCGTGGAGGGAAGCCTCCGACGCCTGCAAACAGACCGGATCGACCTCTACCAAGCCCACCGTCCGGACTACAACACCGATGTTCTGGAGACCATCACTGCCCTGAACGATCTGATCAGGCAGGGAAAAATCCTGTACTACGGCACCTCGGTATTCACCCCCGCGCAGCTGGTGGAAGCCCAATGGCTTGCCACCACCAACCACCTGATCCCTCCGGTTGCCAACCAGGTCCCCTATTCCATGCTGGTTCGCGGCAACGAACGGGACGTCCTTCCCATCGCCCAGCAATACGGCCTGGGCGTTCTCGCCTACGGCCCGCTGGCCGGAGGCTGGCTCTCCGGGGACTTTGTTTTGGACGCTGGACGGGCGCCCACTCGGACGCATTCACTCCCTGGCCGCTACGACATTTCCGGACCGGCAAGCGAGCGGAAGCTGCTGGCCGCCGATTCGCTGGCGCGCCTGGCGGATAAGCTGGAGCTGACCCTGGTGGAACTGGCAGTCGGTTTTGCCCTGAGCCACCCAGCCATCAGCAGCGTGATCATCGGTCCCCGCAGCGAAGAGCACCTGCAGGCCTACCTGAAGGCCGCCGACACTGTGTTAGACGAGTCCGTGCTTGATTTGATCGATGACCTGGTGCCGCCGGGAACCAACTTTGTGGAGCGCGATGCAGGGGCTGTAGTTCCTTCCCTGGAGTACGCCGAGCTGCGCAGACGCTAG